The Collibacillus ludicampi region CGGAACCGATTACCTTGATCGATTCTGAAAATGAAAAGATGGTGGGCAATCCTCATTTGCTGGTTCAATACACGATAAAAGCAGGAAAGGTTTTGAAACATGTTTGATGATCTGATTCAAGAGATTTCGAAAAAAAATCCATTATCCTTACAAGAAAAGAATGAATTAATTTCATTGCTAGTGAATGTAAAAGAAAAGACAGAAAAGATCTCGCTTTCTTTTACAAAGGAACGATGGGTAGCGATAGCCGTTCACTTGTTGGCGTTTATGCGGCGGGTGAAACAAGGTGAATCTTTGCCCCCCATTGAACAAGAGATATGGGACCAAGTCAGCCAAGAGATGAAAGATGTGAGCCAACAAGTACTGCAGACTTATGGCATGGACAAAAATCAAAATATTGAAAATACCGAAATATTCTTGCTTGCCGTTCATTTCGAAACGGCAAAATTTGAACAATAACGGGGGAAGAAGGAATGGAACGAAAAGTAAAAGTGGTTATCGGTGACCGATTGGGAAAAGGTCAGAAAGTGGCAAAAGGAGTTGAGTCGGCAGGTGGAATACCTATTTTGATTCCGGGTGTGGGTGCAGACATGAAGGTTGGGGACTTCATGCATAAAGAAGGGGCTGACTTTGGCATTTCCTTCTGTGGAAGTGGTGGTGCGGGAGCATTAACCGCGAAAACGAAATATCATTACCCGGTTGAATTTGGCCTTCGTTCGATTGAAGCGGGTATTACTGCTTTGCGGGAGGGAAAGAAAGTCATTGGCTTCGGGTTTATGGACACGGAAGAGTTGGGCAGGCGGCTCACCGAAGAGTATATCAAAATCATAGGAGGTTAACGATGTACAAATCTTTCACCCACACGCTAACACTAAGTGGAGTCGGAGAAACAAAGGAAGCGGCATTCAATAAAATTTTTTCACAGATTCAGAGGAAAATCGCACAAGACATCCCAGGAATCCCCTTGCGGATCGAACCACAAAATGTGGAAATCATTCGTGCAAAGGAAACGATATACACGGAGCGATTCATGGGAATTTTCTTTCCGCGAAAACGAACACGCTATGAGATTACAGCACAAATTACCGTTCAATTGCGTATCATAGATGTTTCGAAGATTGAATTTGAAAGAGAAGAAGAGCATCTGACAAGGGTCCAGCACTTGATTCGTATGGAATGAAGAAAAATATCATGATATAGGAGGAATGAAATGGAAACTCTAGTCATTCTATTGGAATCCATTATTATTGGAGCACTCGTTGGATTTGGTGTGGGTGCCGGTGCCGCGAGAATGTTCCATGCCCCTACTGTACAGGGGATGGGAGCGTTCCGAACCTATGGGGAATTGAACGCCTGTGAAGGGGATCCTATTGCACACTTTTCATTTGGTCTAGGGTTTTTGTTCAACTCATGGGCTTCCATTGTAGGTGCGGGAGCTTTTACTCAAGACGTGGAGCACCGGATTATTCCAAACTGGGCGGCTGCCGCATTGTTATGGAAAAACAGAAATGTCGAAGAAACATTGCACAATCCGAAAAAAATGGCTTTTGCGGGTGCGATCGTGGGAATGATCGTCGTTACTGTTATGAACTCAACGGCCGCTTCGATTCCCGAATCGATGCAAAAGGTAGCCACGGCGGTATTAGTCCCCGCTGCAAACTGGTTGATTAACCCGATCATGCCGATTGTATTCTGGACGGCGGCGATGGATGCCGGAAAACGTACCGGCGTGTGGGGGACTGTTCTTGGTGGAGTGGCACATTTGATCATGGGGAACGCTGTACCGGGCATTGTGTTGGGGATTTTAATAGGAAAAGGGATCGACGACAGCGGTTGGAACCGAATTACGAAAACACTCGTGACTGCTGTGATTTTACTGTTTATCCTCAGCGGATTCTTCCGCGGTTTTGATGTGAAATTGTTGCAAAGCATTCATGTAACAGTTCCTCAAGGGCTCATTGAATTTCATAAGCTCTTTGGTTCCGAGGTGAAGTAAAATGGATTATCAAAATAGAGGTTTTTGGTATTCAGAAAATGCTTTCATCTTATTTGTCGCTTGTCTCTCTGCCGGTATCTTCGCAGGAACTCATATGTACTATGTCTACCATGTTGGCGCATTCAATGATATCGCGGTTGTTGCTTTACTGGCTGCCGGAATAAAAGGAGGAAGCTTCGGTGCAGCCGCCGCTTTTGGGGCGAGCTTCCTATTCGCCCGTGTGCTGGAAGGCCCTCTCGTTGGAATCCTGGATATCGGTGGGGCCTTGCAGACCGGAGTGGGAATTGGTATTCCGGCTATCATGCTGGCCGCGGGCATTACGGGTCCATTAGCTTCTTTTCCTCTCGCTCTTTTGACAGGTGCAGTGATCGGTGCAGTCATTGGGCTTATCATCGTTCTCATCCGGAAATTCACAATCAATTCAGCAAACTCCACCTTTGGGGCTGATGTCATGATGGGGGCGGGTAACGCGGCGGGCCGTTACCTGGGACCACTGATTGTGATTGCTGCTATTATGGCATCCATTCCAGTAGGAATTGGAGCAACAGTAGGAGCGGCAATTTTCTATGCTTATAAGAAACCGATCGCTGGAGGAGCCATTTTGGGAGCCATGATCATGGGAGCCATTTTCCCAATCGTTACAAAATAATTACAAATTGGAGCTGGATTTCAGTCGTAAAATTTCGAGAGGTGTTATGATGGGTATTTATCAGGACTTCGGATTAAAACAAATCATCAATGCAAGCGGAAAAATGACGGCACTAGGCGCAAGCGCAGTCCATCCGGAAGTCGCAAAGGCGCTCTCGGATGCCTCGATGGACTATGTGGATATTCACGAACTTATGCTGGCAGCCGGTAAAATCATTGCAACCGTTACAGGTGCAGAGGATGGCTGCCCCACTTCAGGGGCCGCTGGCGGAATCGCGATCAGCGTGGCTGCCGTCATTGCAGGAACCCATTTGACCAGGATTGAAAAGCTTCCATTTTCAGATGGACTCAAAAATGAGATTGTGATCCAGAAAGGGCATGCGATTCATTTTGGGGCTTCGATCACGCAGATGATTTCCTTGGGTGGAGGAAAAGTAGTAGAAGTCGGTCAAGCCAATCATGTGGAAAAGAAACATATCATGGAAGCCATCAATGAGCAAACGGCAGCTATTTTTTATGTAAAATCGCATCATGCCGTTCAAAAGGGTATGCAATCACTGGAAACGATGATTTCGATCGCAAAGGAATATCAAATTCCGATCATTGTTGATGCGGCTGCCGAAGAAGATCTGCGCAAATATATTGCCATGGGAGCGGATCTCGTGATTTACAGTGGCGGTAAAGCGATTGAAGGACCTACTTCCGGGTTTATCTGTGGCCGCGCCTCTTTGATTGAAGCTTGCCGTGCCCAATATAAAGGAATAGGCCGGGCGATGAAAGTAGGAAAGGAAGCGATTGTAGGGTTATTGACAGCTCTTCGGCGTTACGGATTCAAGGAAGATTTATCTCAGGAACAGCGGCGGCGGATGTTATGGTTGATCGAACAGATAAAAGACATCAACGGAATTGAAGGAAGCATTGTACAAGATGAAGCAGGGCGCGACATTTACAGGGCCCAACTCAAGATTGATTCGAAAGTACTTGGAATGAGCGCGCATGAATTGATCCGTCGTTTGGAAGAAGGCAATCCCGCCATCTATACGCGGAATCATTATGCCAATATAGGGATTATCAATATAGATCCAAGACCCTTGTTACCGGGTCAAGAACAATTGATTGTCAAACGTATAAAAGAAATCGTGGAGGAGACATATGAACATTCAATTTAATGTACTCGCAAAAAATGTACAAAATGCAAAGGAAATCATGGAAGTCACCGACGGTCACGCTTTGATCGGAATCATGGTAAAACATTTTCCCACTGTTGATGATGCTGTCAAGACTGTACAGGAATTTCAATCGGAAAATATTCCGGTTTCGGTTGGATTGGGAGCCGGGGATCCGGCACAGTGGGAGAGAGTCGTTCAAGTTTCCGTGCGTACGAAACCGGCCCATGTCAATCAAATATTTCCTGCCGCTGGTTATACGATCGCTTCCTTGCGAAGCGTCAAGAGTGAACAAACCATTGTGAATGCAATGATCACACCGAGTGGGACACCCGGCAAGGTGTTTATTTCGACAGGACCTGTCAGTCAGCAATATCAGGAACCTGTTTCCTGTGATCTGGCTGCAGCCTTGCTGGCAGAGATCGGTGTTCCATCCATCAAGTTTTATCCTATTGAAGGTAAAAAGAGATTAGATGAAGTGGCTGAGATGGTTAAAGCTGCAGTGCGTCATCAGATCTATATTTTTGAACCGACCGGGGGGATTGACGTGGATTCGTTACCGGAGATTGTAAAGGTTTGCGCGGAACACGGCGCAAAGCGAATCATTCCCCACATCTACACGTCCATTATTGATAAAGAAACGGGATTCACCCGCATCGAGGATGTTCAGGCATTGGCCCAATCTGTATCCAAATTGACACTTTAGAAGAGATAGAGGACAGGCATGCTTGCAGCATGTTTCAGACGGAAAATTCATGTTGAAGAAACGATTCGTGTATCTCGCACAAAACATAAATGGCTCGTATCTTTAATGAAAAGATACGGGCTTTTTATTTTGTAAGCCGTGAATCTATTCGTGACCGGAGTAATGACTGAAATTATCAAGTAATGATCGATTGGAATAGAAGTATTTATTCATTTGTGAATAATAAGTATTCATTATTGAATAACAAGGATCTATATACCTTTCATGGGAACTTTTGTGTACTTATTTATAATTGTGCGAAAAATTGATTAAAATCTCGAATATTTCCTATTAACGTAAAGTCTAAATGATTGGAATAAATGTTGCATACTTTCATTTTCAGTTACATAAAAAGGAGGATCATTATGA contains the following coding sequences:
- a CDS encoding PRD domain-containing protein encodes the protein MFDDLIQEISKKNPLSLQEKNELISLLVNVKEKTEKISLSFTKERWVAIAVHLLAFMRRVKQGESLPPIEQEIWDQVSQEMKDVSQQVLQTYGMDKNQNIENTEIFLLAVHFETAKFEQ
- a CDS encoding SFCGS family glycine-rich protein, whose product is MERKVKVVIGDRLGKGQKVAKGVESAGGIPILIPGVGADMKVGDFMHKEGADFGISFCGSGGAGALTAKTKYHYPVEFGLRSIEAGITALREGKKVIGFGFMDTEELGRRLTEEYIKIIGG
- a CDS encoding DUF4312 family protein, encoding MYKSFTHTLTLSGVGETKEAAFNKIFSQIQRKIAQDIPGIPLRIEPQNVEIIRAKETIYTERFMGIFFPRKRTRYEITAQITVQLRIIDVSKIEFEREEEHLTRVQHLIRME
- a CDS encoding DUF4311 domain-containing protein; its protein translation is METLVILLESIIIGALVGFGVGAGAARMFHAPTVQGMGAFRTYGELNACEGDPIAHFSFGLGFLFNSWASIVGAGAFTQDVEHRIIPNWAAAALLWKNRNVEETLHNPKKMAFAGAIVGMIVVTVMNSTAASIPESMQKVATAVLVPAANWLINPIMPIVFWTAAMDAGKRTGVWGTVLGGVAHLIMGNAVPGIVLGILIGKGIDDSGWNRITKTLVTAVILLFILSGFFRGFDVKLLQSIHVTVPQGLIEFHKLFGSEVK
- a CDS encoding DUF4310 family protein; translation: MDYQNRGFWYSENAFILFVACLSAGIFAGTHMYYVYHVGAFNDIAVVALLAAGIKGGSFGAAAAFGASFLFARVLEGPLVGILDIGGALQTGVGIGIPAIMLAAGITGPLASFPLALLTGAVIGAVIGLIIVLIRKFTINSANSTFGADVMMGAGNAAGRYLGPLIVIAAIMASIPVGIGATVGAAIFYAYKKPIAGGAILGAMIMGAIFPIVTK
- a CDS encoding DgaE family pyridoxal phosphate-dependent ammonia lyase; translated protein: MGIYQDFGLKQIINASGKMTALGASAVHPEVAKALSDASMDYVDIHELMLAAGKIIATVTGAEDGCPTSGAAGGIAISVAAVIAGTHLTRIEKLPFSDGLKNEIVIQKGHAIHFGASITQMISLGGGKVVEVGQANHVEKKHIMEAINEQTAAIFYVKSHHAVQKGMQSLETMISIAKEYQIPIIVDAAAEEDLRKYIAMGADLVIYSGGKAIEGPTSGFICGRASLIEACRAQYKGIGRAMKVGKEAIVGLLTALRRYGFKEDLSQEQRRRMLWLIEQIKDINGIEGSIVQDEAGRDIYRAQLKIDSKVLGMSAHELIRRLEEGNPAIYTRNHYANIGIINIDPRPLLPGQEQLIVKRIKEIVEETYEHSI
- a CDS encoding KDGP aldolase, which translates into the protein MNIQFNVLAKNVQNAKEIMEVTDGHALIGIMVKHFPTVDDAVKTVQEFQSENIPVSVGLGAGDPAQWERVVQVSVRTKPAHVNQIFPAAGYTIASLRSVKSEQTIVNAMITPSGTPGKVFISTGPVSQQYQEPVSCDLAAALLAEIGVPSIKFYPIEGKKRLDEVAEMVKAAVRHQIYIFEPTGGIDVDSLPEIVKVCAEHGAKRIIPHIYTSIIDKETGFTRIEDVQALAQSVSKLTL